A DNA window from Zingiber officinale cultivar Zhangliang chromosome 3A, Zo_v1.1, whole genome shotgun sequence contains the following coding sequences:
- the LOC122051830 gene encoding probable calcium-binding protein CML18 — MKLSVDSLFVSLQCNSKNKEQRRRKKKKNNNNSNRSTSFASVSSSSSSQDFADRAPAATPTSVLLRPSRPPPFLSLRDLFGVFDLDGDGKITQPELEACLHRLVLDPPSADEVARMVADVDRDGDGCISLDEFAALEAAGGLRLAGGGSELRDAFAVFDADGDGKISAEELLGVLGSLGGGECTLEDCRSMIGGVDADGDGFVGFEDFVRMMDGQ, encoded by the coding sequence ATGAAGCTGAGCGTGGATTCTCTGTTTGTCTCCTTACAGTGCAACTCCAAGAACAAGgaacagaggaggaggaagaagaagaagaacaacaacaACAGTAATCGCTCCACTTCTTTTGCTTCagtttcctcctcttcttcttcccaaGACTTCGCCGACCGGGCACCGGCAGCCACGCCCACGTCTGTTCTACTCAGGCCATCTCGGCCGCCGCCCTTCCTCTCCCTGCGAGACCTCTTCGGCGTCTTCGACCTCGACGGCGACGGGAAGATCACCCAGCCCGAGCTCGAGGCCTGCCTCCACCGCCTCGTTCTCGATCCGCCCTCGGCCGACGAGGTCGCCCGCATGGTCGCCGACGTCGACCGCGACGGCGACGGCTGCATCAGCCTCGACGAGTTCGCCGCGCTCGAGGCCGCCGGCGGCCTCCGCCTCGCCGGCGGCGGATCTGAGCTCCGCGACGCCTTCGCCGTCTTCGACGCCGACGGCGACGGGAAGATCTCGGCGGAGGAGCTGCTCGGCGTGCTCGGGTCGCTCGGGGGCGGCGAGTGCACGCTCGAGGACTGCCGGAGCATGATCGGCGGCGTTGACGCCGACGGCGATGGCTTTGTGGGCTTCGAGGACTTCGTGCGCATGATGGACGGCCAGTGA
- the LOC122051832 gene encoding acyl carrier protein 2, mitochondrial-like: MAAMRDALLRHLRVRVGSPFLAPAEAINSARILRRRFSEGAAATFLDKSEVAERTITVVKNFQKVDPSKVTPNAHFQKDLGLDSLDTVEVLMALEEEFGCEIPDNEADKIDSINVAVDLIASHPKAK; encoded by the exons ATGGCGGCTATGCGGGATGCTCTCCTGAGGCACCTTCGGGTGAGAGTGGGTTCTCCGTTTCTGGCGCCTGCGGAAGCCATCAACTCCGCGCGCATCCTGCGCCGCCGCTTCTCTGAAGGCGCCGCCGCCACCTTCCTTGATAAGTCAGAGGTTGCTGAACGAACCATAACCGTCGTTAAGAACTTCCAAAAGGTCGATCCCTCCAAG GTCACACCAAATGCTCATTTCCAAAAGGATCTTGGGCTCGACAGTTTGGACACTGTTGAGGTTTTGATGGCTCTGGAAGAAGAATTCGGGTGTGAGATTCCTGATAATGAAGCAGATAAGATTGATTCGATTAATGTTGCTGTGGACCTCATTGCCTCACACCCCAAAGCAAAATGA
- the LOC122051831 gene encoding momilactone A synthase-like, with protein sequence MLGMALRVKRGLAIRTGIRTQQQQFSTHSTPARLAGKVAIITGAASGVGKATAAEFIHHGAQVVLADIQHELGKYVAAELGPGATFVPCDVTQEPQVAAVVDLAVAKHGRLDIMYNNAGICGPMTFAVTDVDLTEFDRVMAVNVRSVVAGIKHAARVMVPRRAGSILCTASITGLVGGLAPLTYSLSKAAVAAAVRLSAAELSNHGIRVNCISPVGLPTPFGIKAIREIFPDMEEQRAVEMIELSSAELAGTKCEVEDVAKAATFLASDEAKYISGHNLVVDGGFTTSKRLKLSP encoded by the exons ATGCTCGGAATGGCTTTGAG AGTTAAGAGGGGATTGGCGATCAGGACTGGAATTAGAACGCAGCAGCAGCAATTCTCCACTCACTCGACTCCTGCGAG GCTAGCCGGCAAAGTCGCGATCATCACCGGCGCCGCTAGCGGCGTCGGAAAGGCAACAGCCGCGGAGTTCATCCACCACGGCGCACAGGTCGTCCTCGCAGACATCCAGCACGAGCTCGGCAAGTATGTTGCCGCCGAGCTCGGCCCCGGCGCCACCTTCGTCCCCTGCGACGTCACCCAGGAGCCCCAAGTCGCTGCCGTCGTCGACCTCGCGGTCGCCAAGCACGGCCGCCTGGACATCATGTACAACAACGCCGGCATTTGTGGACCCATGACCTTCGCCGTCACCGACGTCGACCTCACCGAGTTCGACCGCGTCATGGCCGTCAACGTCCGGTCAGTGGTGGCGGGGATCAAGCACGCGGCGCGGGTGATGGTCCCGCGCCGCGCCGGGAGCATCCTCTGCACGGCGAGCATCACCGGGTTGGTCGGCGGGCTGGCGCCGCTCACCTATTCGCTGTCGAAGGCGGCGGTGGCGGCTGCAGTGCGGTTATCCGCGGCGGAGCTGAGCAACCACGGGATAAGGGTGAATTGCATCTCGCCGGTCGGGCTGCCGACGCCATTCGGTATCAAAGCGATCAGAGAAATCTTCCCGGATATGGAAGAGCAGCGGGCGGTGGAGATGATCGAGCTGTCCTCCGCGGAGTTGGCAGGGACGAAGTGCGAGGTGGAAGACGTGGCGAAGGCGGCGACGTTCTTGGCTTCGGATGAAGCTAAGTACATCAGCGGCCATAATCTCGTGGTGGATGGAGGATTCACTACATCTAAACGCTTAAAACTTTCACCGTAG
- the LOC122050386 gene encoding protein NETWORKED 3C-like yields MSVQTGQSHSWWFASQDRLRSSAQSSWLSMSISKLEEKTRQMLNLIEEDADSFAKRAEMYYKKRPQLVNMIEDFYRTHRSLAEQYDQLKSRSGARRSIPVCPSHFHRSWPQSMSSSETEEISKCSTHSFDSEDSEIDDPEGEIVAETKLRTTPDEGSNGHLVKLKQELERFKAENAKLKVEIAGKNEEKREVIRQLTLSLDMLKEENVTLRKCLKDLERKSGFFELKKLTKDMFSGKLFRGKSKNQTTIESLMN; encoded by the exons ATGAGTGTGCAAACGGGCCAATCGCATTCGTGGTGGTTTGCTAGCCAAGACAGGCTCCGTAGTTCAGCACAATCTTCATGGCTGTCAATGTCGATTTCCA AATTGGAAGAGAAAACCAGGCAGATGCTAAACCTTATAGAGGAGGATGCTGATTCGTTTGCTAAACGTGCGGAGATGTACTACAAGAAGAGGCCTCAGCTCGTGAACATGATCGAAGATTTCTACCGAACCCATCGCTCATTGGCTGAGCAATATGATCAACTAAAGTCCAGATCTGGGGCGCGTCGTTCAATACCAGTTTGCCCATCTCACTTCCACAGAAGCTGGCCGCAGAGCATGAGCAGCAGTGAAACAGAGGAGATATCCAAATGTTCAACACactcatttgattcagaggactCAGAAATTGATGATCCCGAAGGAGAAATTGTAGCAGAGACGAAGTTAAGAACGACGCCAGATGAAGGGAGTAACGGCCATTTGGTGAAACTGAAACAAGAACTGGAAAGATTCAAAGCGGAGAATGCTAAACTTAAGGTTGAAATAGCagggaaaaatgaagagaagaGGGAGGTCATCAGACAGCTTACTTTGTCTTTGGATATGCTGAAGGAGGAGAACGTTACCTTGCGGAAATGCCTCAAGGACCTAGAGAGAAAGAGTGGCTTCTTTGAACTTAAAAAGCTGACCAAGGATATGTTCTCTGGAAAGCTGTTTCGTGGGAAATCAAAGAATCAAACTACAATTGAAAGTTTGATgaactaa